The following are from one region of the Rhodopirellula sp. P2 genome:
- a CDS encoding DMT family transporter, with product MNDDLGEPRDYLKLHFLVFVWGFTGAMGELIHLPAVEIVLFRSAIASVVLAWMVRTSWRVPTRRALAMLATGCLIGAHWVLFFFAVKVANVSVCMVGIATVSLWTALLEPLMIRGRKLRRMDLIFGLGVIAAVAVIFQSELQYAGGFLIAITAALAAAVFSILNGRFAATTPHRVISLYEMVGACAFCAACLPVSALYLSEGQGLDLLPSPTDFAWLLVLAVVCTVYAYSEYVSLLKRLSVFTINFANNLEPVYGMILGAILFGDYQTLGVGFYVGATTIAFLVLAHTGMSRRKRLPIG from the coding sequence GTGAACGACGACTTGGGTGAACCTCGCGACTACCTGAAGTTGCACTTTCTGGTATTCGTCTGGGGCTTCACCGGCGCCATGGGTGAATTGATCCATCTGCCCGCCGTGGAAATCGTGCTGTTTCGCAGTGCGATTGCTTCGGTCGTGCTGGCCTGGATGGTCCGAACTTCTTGGCGGGTTCCGACCCGCCGAGCGCTCGCGATGCTGGCCACCGGATGCTTGATCGGTGCCCACTGGGTGCTGTTCTTCTTCGCTGTGAAAGTGGCCAACGTTTCGGTGTGCATGGTGGGCATCGCGACGGTCTCATTGTGGACCGCGTTGCTGGAGCCCCTGATGATTCGCGGCCGGAAACTCCGCCGCATGGATTTGATCTTTGGCCTGGGTGTGATCGCTGCTGTCGCCGTCATCTTCCAAAGCGAACTTCAATACGCCGGCGGATTTCTGATCGCCATCACCGCGGCGCTGGCCGCGGCGGTGTTTTCCATCCTGAACGGCCGCTTTGCCGCCACGACTCCCCACCGCGTCATCTCGTTGTACGAAATGGTCGGTGCCTGTGCGTTCTGCGCGGCCTGCCTGCCAGTCTCCGCACTTTATCTCAGCGAAGGCCAAGGGCTCGATCTGCTGCCATCCCCAACCGATTTCGCCTGGTTGTTGGTCCTGGCGGTGGTGTGCACGGTCTACGCCTACAGCGAATACGTTTCGCTTCTCAAACGATTGTCCGTGTTCACCATCAACTTCGCCAACAACCTCGAACCAGTCTACGGGATGATTCTCGGCGCCATTTTGTTTGGCGATTATCAGACGTTGGGAGTTGGTTTTTACGTCGGTGCCACCACAATCGCGTTTTTGGTGCTCGCTCACACAGGGATGTCCCGTCGAAAACGATTGCCAATTGGATGA
- the dxr gene encoding 1-deoxy-D-xylulose-5-phosphate reductoisomerase: MPAESPSEDPVPDFRSNSRPVSRVAVLGATGSIGVATLDVIENLNRCDPELAWEVSSVSGHSQIESLIQLASDCQTAPHSVVVSDAEQEPQAAQALKAAAAQPHSRLTERCRLDVGPDALVRAATAKDVDVVVAAIVGRAGLESTLAAVHAGKRVALANKETLVVAGPVVTQAAADNGAELLPIDSEHSAIFQCLAESRARRSQPPTLASSPNSTPGSASSHPAPPLNSSPPTPWPGVRRLILTASGGPFRDWTTAQMREATIDEALAHPTWKMGAKITIDSASMMNKALEVIEAKWLFNVPADRIEVVVHPQSLIHSLVEFEDGSLIAQVSPPDMRMPIQYALTYPRRLPCPAPPLDRSQSWDMSLCPADPERFPALALGFEVARVGGTAGAVVNAANETAVDLFLKRQIRFTDIPEICRRTLLDHNHESSPTLQRLLKLDVWARDRARELAQI; the protein is encoded by the coding sequence GTGCCGGCCGAATCCCCCTCCGAGGACCCCGTGCCTGATTTCCGGTCGAACAGCCGTCCTGTCAGCCGTGTCGCCGTTCTAGGTGCGACCGGAAGCATTGGTGTTGCGACGCTGGACGTGATTGAGAACCTGAACCGATGCGATCCTGAATTGGCCTGGGAAGTCTCCAGCGTGTCCGGCCATTCCCAAATCGAATCCCTGATCCAATTGGCCAGCGATTGTCAGACGGCCCCGCACAGCGTGGTCGTTTCGGATGCCGAACAGGAACCACAAGCCGCCCAGGCACTCAAAGCAGCGGCCGCCCAACCCCATTCACGTTTGACGGAGCGTTGTCGGTTGGACGTTGGCCCGGACGCATTGGTTCGAGCCGCAACGGCAAAAGACGTCGATGTGGTGGTTGCCGCCATCGTGGGACGAGCGGGCCTGGAATCCACCCTCGCCGCCGTTCACGCAGGCAAACGCGTCGCCTTGGCCAACAAAGAAACCTTGGTGGTCGCAGGCCCCGTCGTGACGCAAGCGGCAGCGGACAACGGAGCCGAGTTGCTGCCGATCGATAGCGAGCATTCGGCCATTTTCCAGTGTTTGGCCGAATCAAGAGCGCGTCGAAGCCAGCCCCCGACGCTGGCTTCGTCCCCGAATTCCACTCCCGGATCAGCGAGTTCCCACCCAGCCCCACCGCTCAACTCATCGCCCCCAACCCCTTGGCCGGGCGTCCGACGACTGATTCTGACCGCCAGCGGCGGCCCTTTTCGCGACTGGACCACGGCTCAAATGCGAGAGGCCACGATTGACGAAGCCCTTGCTCACCCGACCTGGAAGATGGGGGCAAAAATCACGATCGATTCCGCCTCGATGATGAACAAGGCGCTCGAGGTGATCGAAGCGAAATGGTTGTTCAACGTTCCCGCGGACAGAATCGAAGTCGTCGTCCATCCCCAGTCACTGATCCACTCACTGGTCGAATTCGAAGACGGCAGCCTGATCGCCCAGGTCAGCCCGCCCGACATGCGGATGCCGATTCAATACGCCCTGACGTACCCACGGCGGTTGCCTTGCCCGGCACCTCCGCTGGACCGGTCACAGAGCTGGGACATGAGCCTTTGCCCCGCCGATCCGGAGCGTTTTCCGGCTCTGGCCCTCGGATTCGAAGTCGCGCGCGTCGGTGGAACGGCGGGTGCGGTGGTCAACGCCGCCAACGAAACCGCAGTCGACCTGTTCCTAAAGCGGCAAATTCGCTTTACTGACATCCCCGAAATTTGCCGCCGAACTCTGCTGGATCACAACCACGAATCTTCGCCCACGCTCCAACGGCTGCTAAAATTAGACGTTTGGGCACGCGATCGAGCCCGGGAATTGGCTCAAATTTGA
- the ftsH gene encoding ATP-dependent zinc metalloprotease FtsH, with protein sequence MSNEPKSKRGGSSENRGGGNVWLVLLAVTCAVVLSAFLFSDNRRRLAYPHLKELLTKSAERQQAIESQQAIAASDLQAEPAEDQLAEQSESTADGDPTEEESADDSTSGTVATLINEDPANEEPANELAGPKIVVPSSTKENVWHEFSRLSDIRVADDRITGKVYFKAFTPNHSSEKEPAEEVQFLTIRGYPNDVIAAELETLLEQSGVAWDNDRPSRFLENHWPELLMIGVLVALGIVMLKRMGGVNSPMSFSRSRGKLYSEEDLPTTFEDVAGIEEAVDEVREVVDFLKNSEKYQSLGGRIPKGVLLVGPPGTGKTLLAKAIAGEAGVPFFSLSGSDFVEMFVGVGAARVRDMFTQAVNRAPCIIFIDELDALGKSRSGNAVGGHDEREQTLNALLVEMDGFDSNSGVIVVAATNRPETLDPALLRPGRFDRHVLVDRPDVAGREEILAVHVKNVKLDETVELRSIASITSGFVGADLANLVNEAALLAARNGKPAVAMEEFNEAVERVTAGLEKKKRVMNEDEKIRVAYHESGHALVAAALPNTDPVHKVSIIPRGLAALGYMMQRPESERFLMTKSELESQMKVMLAGTLAEEMIFQDISTGAQNDLERCTETARSMVMDYGMSRLGRINLRRNTRSPFLAGSGGGDYQIMHSDEMAKMIDKEVSRIVEDTLAQTREILEQRRDVLEAVTQRLLEVEAIDNEELTRLIQEHSRGPWLVPGTVTEKPKAKIVPRRDSDSSQSNHS encoded by the coding sequence ATGAGCAACGAACCCAAGTCGAAACGCGGTGGATCGTCCGAGAATCGAGGCGGAGGAAATGTGTGGTTGGTTTTGCTGGCCGTGACCTGCGCCGTCGTGCTGAGTGCGTTCCTTTTCAGTGACAATCGCCGACGTTTGGCCTACCCGCATTTGAAAGAATTGCTGACCAAGTCAGCGGAGCGGCAGCAGGCGATTGAGTCCCAGCAAGCGATCGCTGCATCGGACCTGCAGGCTGAACCGGCGGAGGATCAACTGGCCGAGCAATCGGAATCGACCGCGGACGGGGACCCCACGGAAGAGGAGTCCGCAGACGATTCCACGTCGGGAACCGTCGCGACTTTGATCAACGAAGACCCCGCCAACGAAGAACCTGCCAATGAGCTCGCTGGCCCCAAAATCGTTGTCCCCAGCAGCACCAAGGAAAACGTGTGGCACGAATTCAGCCGCCTCAGTGACATTCGGGTGGCCGACGATCGGATCACAGGCAAAGTCTATTTCAAGGCGTTCACGCCGAATCATTCCAGCGAGAAAGAACCGGCCGAAGAAGTCCAGTTTCTGACCATTCGGGGCTATCCCAACGATGTGATCGCAGCGGAACTGGAAACCTTGTTGGAACAGTCTGGGGTCGCGTGGGACAACGATCGTCCCAGCCGTTTTCTGGAAAACCATTGGCCAGAGTTGCTGATGATCGGTGTGTTGGTGGCACTCGGGATCGTGATGCTCAAACGCATGGGGGGCGTCAATTCTCCCATGTCGTTCTCGCGAAGTCGTGGCAAGCTTTACAGCGAAGAGGATTTGCCGACCACGTTTGAAGATGTGGCAGGCATTGAAGAGGCCGTCGACGAAGTTCGCGAGGTGGTGGACTTTCTCAAAAACAGCGAGAAGTACCAGAGTTTGGGCGGGCGGATTCCCAAAGGTGTCTTGCTGGTCGGGCCTCCTGGAACGGGAAAAACGTTGCTGGCCAAGGCGATCGCGGGCGAAGCGGGGGTGCCGTTCTTCAGCCTGTCTGGAAGTGACTTTGTCGAGATGTTCGTTGGTGTGGGGGCGGCTCGCGTTCGCGACATGTTCACACAAGCTGTCAATCGTGCACCGTGCATCATCTTCATCGACGAACTCGATGCACTCGGCAAAAGCCGCAGCGGCAACGCCGTCGGTGGGCATGATGAACGGGAGCAAACGTTGAACGCGCTGCTGGTTGAGATGGACGGTTTCGATTCCAACTCGGGCGTCATCGTCGTCGCCGCCACCAACCGTCCGGAGACCTTGGACCCGGCGTTGTTGCGTCCAGGTCGCTTTGACCGACATGTGTTGGTTGACCGCCCTGATGTGGCCGGACGTGAAGAAATCTTGGCGGTGCACGTCAAAAACGTGAAGCTCGACGAGACCGTTGAACTGAGAAGCATCGCGTCAATCACCAGCGGTTTTGTGGGCGCTGATCTGGCCAACCTGGTCAACGAAGCCGCGTTGTTGGCCGCTCGAAACGGCAAACCAGCGGTTGCCATGGAAGAGTTCAACGAAGCCGTCGAACGTGTCACGGCAGGGTTGGAAAAGAAAAAACGGGTGATGAACGAAGACGAAAAAATCCGCGTGGCTTATCACGAGTCGGGCCATGCACTCGTCGCCGCGGCACTTCCCAACACGGATCCCGTGCACAAAGTCAGCATCATCCCGCGTGGATTGGCCGCGCTGGGGTACATGATGCAGCGTCCGGAATCCGAGCGTTTCCTGATGACCAAGAGTGAGCTTGAAAGCCAGATGAAAGTCATGCTGGCGGGCACGTTGGCGGAGGAAATGATTTTTCAGGACATCAGCACCGGAGCTCAAAACGACTTGGAACGCTGCACCGAAACGGCTCGCAGCATGGTGATGGACTACGGCATGAGCCGGCTTGGTCGAATCAATCTTCGTCGCAACACACGCAGCCCGTTCCTGGCTGGTTCGGGTGGCGGCGACTACCAGATCATGCATAGCGATGAGATGGCCAAGATGATCGACAAAGAAGTTTCCCGGATTGTCGAAGACACACTGGCGCAGACTCGCGAGATTTTGGAGCAACGCCGGGATGTCTTGGAGGCGGTCACGCAGCGGTTGTTGGAGGTCGAGGCGATCGACAACGAAGAATTGACGCGTTTGATCCAGGAGCACAGCCGCGGCCCGTGGTTGGTGCCTGGAACGGTCACGGAAAAACCAAAAGCAAAAATTGTCCCACGCCGAGATTCGGATTCCTCGCAGTCGAATCACTCGTGA
- a CDS encoding site-2 protease family protein: MPDQPYLQRGFAGLASPVQLSFTPVEFMSLPVDWSLLPSLLAATEDTGGILAWLQSTWLWIQVALGIGLVIFVHELGHFLAAKTFGVKCEKFYVGFDVPISIGPIKFPRTLGKFTYGETEYGIGILPLGGYVKMLGQDDDPRKAEEEAQRIRQSGEASDAEEKLDPRSYPAKPVWQRMIIISAGVVMNVITGVLFAAFAFFNGVGYTPAVVGGVTPGGPAWQAGIQPGGRVVSVGSLEDDSQLPFSEMQLKIMEAGMESSETPVPVRLQYGDDTREYQLVTQASPIEPDRRMIGIQSATGDTLYPELPAMPNSAAADVVTDADAGAKVIGFDEQKLDPEAIMPITPLLTRIHTAPSQPIKLRLARADQTEHSLTLPPQQAKDFGIQFKIGPIKALMQNGPAEIAGMQVGDQIVSVGDDTDVDAYQLLLADVQYDEPVKVTVRRGEGNASEEVELTLTPQRVEQTMTPVSAFGEMMSVDSLGFAYEPTAVASEILASGDATSPAAESATANSTETIQAGDELREIRVQFANATDRESIEDELSETAMQALTEGWEIGPSMPLGNLMETVQLLPLGTKIIVTAVRPPNGTVVEQTLTVRQSERFWYERGLNFAPVESIQKADSLGMALALGVREGKRRMADVGRFLGMLVRGKVKAKFVGGPIRIAQMASHQAEKGLSAQLMFLTMLSMNLAILNFLPIPALDGGHMVFLTAELIRGKKVDEAMEMRLTFVGVLALLALMIFVFTNDILNLL; the protein is encoded by the coding sequence TTGCCCGACCAACCATATCTTCAACGTGGGTTTGCCGGGCTGGCATCCCCCGTTCAACTCTCTTTCACCCCCGTCGAATTCATGTCGTTGCCTGTTGATTGGTCCCTCTTGCCCTCCTTGTTGGCGGCCACCGAAGACACCGGCGGCATCCTCGCTTGGTTGCAATCCACTTGGCTGTGGATCCAAGTCGCCCTCGGAATCGGCTTGGTGATCTTTGTCCACGAACTCGGACACTTCCTCGCCGCCAAGACCTTTGGCGTGAAATGCGAGAAGTTCTACGTCGGCTTTGACGTGCCGATCTCAATCGGCCCCATCAAGTTCCCTCGGACCCTGGGCAAATTCACCTACGGCGAAACCGAATACGGAATCGGCATTCTGCCACTGGGCGGATACGTGAAGATGCTGGGCCAAGACGACGACCCACGCAAAGCGGAAGAAGAAGCCCAACGCATTCGCCAAAGCGGAGAAGCCTCCGACGCGGAAGAGAAACTCGATCCTCGAAGCTACCCCGCCAAACCCGTTTGGCAACGGATGATCATCATCAGCGCTGGCGTGGTCATGAATGTGATCACCGGCGTGCTGTTCGCCGCCTTCGCGTTCTTCAACGGGGTTGGCTACACGCCCGCCGTGGTTGGTGGTGTGACCCCCGGCGGTCCCGCTTGGCAGGCTGGCATCCAGCCTGGTGGACGTGTCGTTTCCGTGGGTTCGCTGGAAGATGATTCGCAACTGCCATTCAGCGAAATGCAGTTGAAGATCATGGAAGCCGGCATGGAATCGTCCGAGACCCCGGTTCCCGTTCGCTTGCAATACGGCGACGACACTCGCGAATATCAGTTGGTGACGCAGGCCAGCCCGATCGAACCGGATCGACGGATGATCGGCATCCAAAGTGCCACCGGCGACACGCTGTACCCAGAACTGCCAGCCATGCCCAATTCGGCTGCCGCCGACGTGGTGACCGATGCAGACGCAGGAGCCAAAGTCATTGGCTTCGACGAGCAAAAGCTTGATCCCGAAGCGATCATGCCGATCACTCCCTTGTTGACTCGCATTCACACCGCGCCGTCGCAACCGATCAAACTGCGGTTGGCTCGCGCCGACCAAACCGAACATTCCCTGACCTTGCCGCCTCAACAGGCCAAGGACTTCGGCATCCAGTTCAAAATTGGACCGATCAAAGCTCTGATGCAAAACGGGCCGGCTGAAATAGCCGGCATGCAGGTCGGCGATCAAATCGTCTCGGTCGGTGACGACACCGACGTGGATGCCTATCAATTGCTCCTCGCTGACGTCCAGTACGACGAACCGGTGAAAGTCACCGTGCGACGCGGTGAAGGCAACGCCAGCGAGGAAGTCGAACTGACGCTGACGCCGCAACGCGTGGAACAAACGATGACCCCCGTGTCAGCGTTCGGCGAAATGATGTCGGTCGATTCGCTCGGTTTCGCCTACGAACCAACCGCCGTCGCATCGGAAATTCTCGCCAGCGGGGACGCCACCTCGCCGGCGGCAGAATCGGCAACGGCGAACTCAACCGAAACCATCCAAGCGGGCGACGAACTTCGCGAAATTCGTGTTCAGTTTGCCAACGCCACGGATCGGGAATCGATTGAGGACGAGTTGTCCGAAACCGCCATGCAAGCCTTGACGGAGGGCTGGGAAATCGGCCCCTCGATGCCGCTGGGCAACTTGATGGAAACCGTTCAGCTGCTGCCGCTGGGCACCAAGATCATTGTCACCGCAGTGCGTCCGCCCAATGGCACCGTGGTCGAGCAAACCCTGACCGTTCGCCAGTCCGAACGATTCTGGTACGAACGCGGATTGAACTTCGCTCCCGTGGAATCCATTCAAAAAGCGGATTCGCTCGGCATGGCACTCGCACTCGGTGTTCGCGAAGGCAAACGCCGAATGGCCGACGTCGGACGCTTCCTGGGCATGCTGGTTCGCGGCAAAGTGAAAGCCAAATTTGTCGGGGGTCCCATCCGGATCGCCCAGATGGCCAGTCACCAAGCCGAAAAGGGTTTGTCCGCCCAGCTGATGTTCCTGACGATGCTGAGCATGAACCTGGCGATCCTGAACTTCTTGCCCATCCCGGCGCTCGACGGTGGCCACATGGTCTTCCTGACCGCCGAGTTGATTCGTGGGAAGAAGGTCGACGAAGCGATGGAAATGCGACTGACGTTTGTCGGCGTGTTGGCGTTGCTGGCCCTGATGATCTTTGTCTTCACCAATGACATCCTGAACCTGCTGTAG
- a CDS encoding SMP-30/gluconolactonase/LRE family protein, which yields MKVRLGNWDRSAKLALAVGLVLGAGSIAIGQENNTASFQSDSIFAGELRLVQERGAGEGPAWHPEKGLFTSGEGNINLRSPRGEMSVFQTDSGSNGLMFDREGRLIVCEAVRRRIVRWELDGSQTVLADGFDGMKFNQPNDLSMDSSGRIYFTDPQYGDRSAMELVDDAGKQVEGVYRIDPDGTVARIMTHEVDRPNGLVVTADDRYLFVADNNNAVGGARKLWRFDLKADGSIDSSSQTLIHDWGTTRGPDGMKLDQQGRLYVAAGLNQPHLPQETAEQPTAGIYVFSPDGKLLEYLRVPRDETTNCAFGGDDLKTLYVTAGGTLWSVPTHVAGAPVFPPRPAN from the coding sequence TTGAAAGTGCGTCTTGGAAATTGGGATCGGTCGGCAAAGTTGGCCTTGGCGGTGGGCTTGGTTTTGGGAGCGGGGAGCATCGCGATCGGCCAGGAGAACAACACGGCATCGTTTCAGTCCGATTCCATCTTTGCCGGCGAGCTGAGGTTGGTTCAGGAACGCGGCGCGGGGGAAGGCCCGGCGTGGCATCCTGAAAAGGGGCTGTTCACCAGCGGCGAGGGAAACATCAATCTGCGAAGTCCCCGCGGTGAAATGTCGGTGTTTCAAACGGACTCTGGATCGAACGGCTTGATGTTCGATCGAGAGGGCCGCTTGATCGTCTGCGAAGCCGTGCGGAGGCGGATCGTGCGATGGGAACTGGACGGCAGCCAAACCGTTCTGGCGGATGGTTTCGATGGGATGAAGTTCAATCAGCCCAACGATTTGTCGATGGATTCCAGCGGCCGGATCTATTTCACGGACCCGCAGTATGGCGATCGCTCGGCGATGGAATTGGTAGACGATGCGGGCAAGCAAGTCGAAGGCGTCTATCGGATTGATCCCGACGGAACGGTTGCTCGCATCATGACGCACGAAGTGGACCGCCCCAATGGATTGGTGGTCACGGCGGACGATCGGTACTTGTTCGTGGCCGACAACAACAACGCGGTGGGCGGGGCAAGAAAGCTCTGGCGTTTTGACTTGAAGGCGGATGGAAGCATCGACTCGAGCAGTCAGACTCTGATCCATGATTGGGGCACGACCCGTGGACCGGATGGAATGAAGCTGGACCAGCAGGGGCGTCTGTACGTTGCCGCGGGGCTCAATCAACCTCATTTGCCTCAGGAGACCGCGGAGCAGCCCACGGCAGGCATCTATGTGTTCTCGCCGGATGGCAAGTTGCTCGAGTACCTGCGGGTTCCGCGCGACGAGACGACCAACTGCGCATTTGGTGGGGATGATTTGAAGACGCTCTATGTGACCGCGGGCGGAACACTTTGGAGCGTTCCCACCCACGTTGCTGGCGCTCCGGTTTTCCCGCCCCGTCCGGCCAACTGA
- a CDS encoding ECF-type sigma factor: MSQPETEVSMLLQQVKNGDEEAREKLFVTLQSELRDMAGALMRGERPDHTLQATALVNEACVRLLDTEALKNVSDRRYMFGMANRAMRQILIDHARRRRTNKRGGDYQRASLDVVLDNFEANNRCQYEDLESALEGLEATSPRQREVVELRFFSGLTNEEVAKVLEISVATVERDWRLARAKLFEQLRNDDE, encoded by the coding sequence GTGAGCCAACCTGAAACCGAAGTCTCGATGCTGTTGCAGCAGGTGAAGAACGGCGACGAGGAAGCACGTGAAAAGTTGTTCGTGACGTTGCAGTCCGAACTCAGAGACATGGCCGGTGCGTTGATGCGAGGCGAGCGTCCGGATCACACGTTGCAAGCGACGGCGCTGGTCAATGAGGCCTGCGTGCGATTGTTGGACACGGAGGCTCTGAAGAACGTTTCCGATCGCCGGTACATGTTCGGCATGGCCAACCGAGCGATGCGGCAGATCTTGATCGATCACGCTCGCCGTCGACGGACCAACAAACGTGGCGGTGACTATCAACGAGCTTCGTTGGACGTGGTGCTGGACAACTTCGAAGCCAACAACCGTTGCCAATACGAAGACCTGGAATCCGCGTTGGAAGGATTGGAAGCGACGTCTCCCCGGCAACGCGAAGTCGTCGAGCTGCGGTTCTTTTCCGGACTGACGAACGAAGAAGTCGCCAAAGTACTGGAAATCAGCGTCGCGACGGTGGAGCGGGATTGGCGATTGGCGCGAGCGAAGCTGTTCGAGCAACTTCGCAATGACGACGAGTAG
- a CDS encoding alpha/beta hydrolase, which translates to MFANAFQSQASSSTRKLLIGCSAILISAVLAVPASAQRKKKNDDPALKPRPVKLKTKDNIELTAFYFPSTEGKNAIPVLLIHEWKGQGSPYQKLCLSMRSAGLAVLLVEYRGHGNSRQYTTPRGDKKDFNVNTMGKRDIQAIIQYDLEEAKQFLKQENNEGRLNLNALTVVGVQEGAIMAAHWAVRDWGFPSVGRLKQGQDVKALVYVSPIKNFNGLTVDSTLRDRNVGLLPTMIIAGKDSPEAEEAERLGGRITALRKRLKIGGLEVEMAGTSLSGPALINEVPSAASDIVKFIKANVPVSESENEWIER; encoded by the coding sequence ATGTTCGCAAATGCTTTTCAGTCACAAGCTTCGTCATCGACTCGCAAGCTTCTGATCGGATGCTCCGCCATTTTGATCTCGGCGGTGCTGGCCGTTCCCGCTTCCGCTCAGCGAAAGAAGAAGAACGACGACCCAGCGCTCAAACCGCGTCCGGTCAAACTCAAGACCAAAGACAACATCGAACTGACCGCGTTCTACTTCCCATCGACGGAAGGCAAGAATGCGATTCCCGTGTTGCTGATCCATGAATGGAAAGGCCAAGGCTCGCCCTATCAAAAGCTCTGCCTGTCCATGCGTTCGGCTGGCTTGGCCGTGTTGTTGGTTGAGTACCGCGGTCACGGAAACAGCCGCCAATACACGACACCTCGCGGTGACAAAAAAGACTTCAACGTCAACACCATGGGCAAACGCGACATCCAGGCGATCATTCAATATGACCTGGAAGAAGCCAAGCAATTCCTCAAACAAGAGAACAACGAAGGCCGCCTGAACCTCAACGCATTGACAGTCGTTGGCGTCCAAGAAGGGGCGATCATGGCCGCTCACTGGGCCGTTCGCGACTGGGGTTTCCCCAGCGTCGGTCGTTTGAAGCAGGGGCAAGACGTCAAGGCACTGGTTTACGTCTCCCCCATCAAGAACTTCAACGGATTGACGGTCGACTCCACCTTGCGTGATCGCAACGTCGGCCTCCTGCCAACCATGATCATCGCTGGCAAAGACAGCCCCGAAGCAGAGGAGGCGGAACGACTTGGCGGCCGAATCACCGCTCTTCGCAAACGCTTGAAGATCGGTGGATTGGAAGTCGAAATGGCGGGCACCAGCCTGAGCGGCCCAGCTTTGATCAATGAGGTCCCATCGGCGGCTTCGGACATCGTCAAGTTCATCAAAGCCAACGTGCCGGTCAGCGAAAGCGAAAACGAATGGATCGAGCGCTGA
- the trpA gene encoding tryptophan synthase subunit alpha — protein sequence MTPLQNLFESLRGQNRKALMPFLTTGDPNIDTTEAVVAAARRAGADLCEIGVPYSDPIADGPVIQASYQRALDAGFKLQHVWDLGQHLTDNADVAAMPRVTMVSYSIIYRIGMAKYVEQAMQAGYCGAIVPDLLVEEADEFSKVCQEKGFDLIQLVTPTTTRDRQCRIAELSSGFLYYVSVTGITGERTALPADLVDNVGWLREQTELPICIGFGISGPETAAQLAPVSDGLIVGSAIVRRVAAAVAQANESGTDPVKAAADEAGEFCRSLRSAIDAA from the coding sequence ATGACGCCTCTGCAAAACCTGTTTGAATCGCTGCGTGGTCAGAACCGCAAAGCCTTGATGCCGTTTTTGACGACCGGCGACCCGAACATTGACACCACGGAAGCGGTCGTCGCAGCGGCGCGCCGCGCCGGTGCCGATCTCTGCGAAATCGGAGTCCCCTACAGCGATCCCATCGCCGACGGACCGGTGATCCAGGCCTCTTACCAACGGGCTCTCGACGCGGGGTTCAAGCTGCAACACGTCTGGGATCTCGGCCAGCATTTGACCGACAACGCCGATGTTGCCGCGATGCCACGCGTGACGATGGTCAGCTATTCGATCATCTACCGAATCGGAATGGCCAAGTACGTCGAGCAGGCCATGCAAGCTGGCTATTGCGGCGCGATCGTGCCTGATTTGTTGGTGGAAGAAGCGGACGAGTTCAGCAAGGTTTGCCAGGAAAAAGGTTTCGACCTGATCCAGCTTGTCACACCCACCACGACGAGAGACCGCCAATGCCGCATCGCGGAACTGTCCAGCGGTTTCCTGTACTACGTTTCCGTCACGGGAATCACTGGCGAGCGAACCGCGTTGCCGGCCGATTTGGTTGACAATGTGGGCTGGCTCCGTGAACAAACCGAACTGCCGATCTGCATCGGGTTCGGAATCAGCGGTCCTGAAACCGCAGCCCAACTGGCGCCTGTTTCCGATGGCTTGATCGTTGGCTCCGCGATTGTCCGGCGAGTTGCCGCGGCGGTGGCCCAGGCGAACGAATCGGGAACGGACCCCGTCAAAGCGGCCGCCGACGAAGCGGGCGAGTTCTGCCGTTCCCTGCGATCCGCGATCGACGCTGCGTAA